In the Parasteatoda tepidariorum isolate YZ-2023 chromosome 3, CAS_Ptep_4.0, whole genome shotgun sequence genome, one interval contains:
- the LOC107449961 gene encoding apoptosis-stimulating of p53 protein 2 isoform X1: MVLLPEEAAMTLAELRQMAARQQHQIEAQQQLLVAKEQRLKFLKQQEARHHNLAEQHQLDPSCLQNLRDKVESQEMKLRQLRALRGQVEQQKTNNGNLGAELDSIRALFSEKEKELNLAVNKVEELSRQLDEIRNNNNRKNCVMSSAVSELENLRRELMYRTKLSEQQSNYICQQRETITNRQQDISLLDKKINELTQRLHRKRLLNEQLASQIHSASLSRNLSGSAVSNGLYHASTIVAVEPIPRDADPEHTRDDMSAKLSGTHQNDLGGFYLTKKDPKYQTLPYNTKFTLKGKCEESQSSNEDDSSPNSLDYSPNSKKTPPLSVVKPSSLCNPMPQINNCKPPDTYSSSDEVSNRNIKNSNLSEIPKTESVKESELNENSDSKNNNVCSSQSSLPIKEKSQSTNSRPVKPVVPPKPALPVKPMISIRPKINAFNGKSSSEKDVNVALSVLQNKSSDKDKTAISNYRERLLYYQCIPRFSSATDKLEQPPPKSKIATYFPKPSAQSDASPQAENRNESADSNDPPKRKPNFGQLPIKPKPLTIRKTPGLEPPKLKVQSVTSTSSYRKSGTDSQHLVSQLQSSIPPSHSSTEAKSESEVVSSEPKASAESIPIGEVAPMQKISEESNKNSDVKLLQESRIADLSKKTETDETDFLQPETVIIKDELSEVTDSEVGEEVYQSAVLRRIRKGNLKGENSVRNCRRVSFDPLALLLDAALEGELELVKKTAAEVPNPSAANDEGITALHNAICAGHIDVVTFLVEFGCDVNAQDSDGWTPLHCAASCNNLPMVKFLVERGACIFATTLSDHETAAEKCEEDEEGFDGCSEYLYSLQENLGVMNNSVVYAVYDYEVQNADELSFRDGDMLTVLRKGDDEESEWWWSRFLDEEGYVPRNLLGLYPRVTCKKDQELAKAAE; this comes from the exons ATGGTCCTT TTACCTGAAGAAGCAGCTATGACATTAGCCGAATTGAGGCAGATGGCCGCTAGGCAACAGCATCAAATAGAAGCCCAGCAGCAGCTTTTAGTTGCCAAGGAACAACGGCTTAAGTTTCTTAAGCAACAAGAAGCTCGGCACCACAATCTTGCTGAACAGCATCAACTCGATCCTTCTTGCTTGCAGAATTTACGTGATAAAGTTGAATctcaagaaatgaaattaaggCAGCTGAGAGCATTGCGTGGTCAAGTTGAGCAGCAAAAGACTAATAATGGTAACTTAG gTGCTGAACTTGACTCTATCAGGGCTTTGTTTAGTGAAAAAGAGAAGGAATTAAATCTCGCTGTCAACAAAGTAGAAGAACTTTCGAGACAGTTGGATGAAATCCGTAATAacaataatcgaaaaaattgcGTCATGTCTTCTGCTGTATctgaattagaaaatttaaggaGAGAATTAATG taTCGGACCAAATTATCTGAGCAACAAAGTAACTACATATGCCAACAACGGGAGACCATCACCAATCGCCAACAAGACATTTCTCTTCTCGATAAAAAAATCAACGAACTCACCCAGCGTTTACACCGAAAGCGCCTTCTAAACGAGCAACTTGCTTCCCAAATTCACAGTGCTTCCTTGTCGCGTAACCTCAGTGGATCTGCGGTCAGTAATGGCCTTTATCATGCCTCGACCATTGTAGCCGTAGAACCTATACCCAGAGACGCTGATCCAGAACATACTCGAGATGACATGTCTGCTAAATTGAGTGGCACACATCAAAATGACCTCGGAGGATTTTATTTGACCAAAAAGGACCCAAAATATCAGACTCTTCCTTACAATACCAAGTTTACTCTAAAAGGCAAATGTGAAGAATCTCAGTCATCCAATGAAGACGACTCATCGCCTAACAGTTTGGACTATTCCCCGAATTCTAAAAAGACCCCACCTCTGTCTGTGGTAAAGCCATCCTCTTTATGCAACCCAATGCcccaaattaataattgtaagcCACCTGATACCTACTCATCTTCTGATGAAGTTTCCAATCGAAACatcaaaaatagtaatttgtcg GAAATTCCGAAAACTGAATCCGTGAAAGAATCTGAACTGAATGAAAACAGTgactctaaaaataataatgtgtgCAGTAGCCAGTCTTCTCTACCCATCAAAGAAAAATCCCAGTCCACTAACTCCCGTCCTGTAAAACCTGTTGTACCCCCTAAGCCTGCTTTACCTGTGAAACCAATGATCTCTATTCGTCCAAAAATAAATGCCTTTAATGGTAAAAGCTCTAGTGAGAAAGATGTGAATGTAGCCTTATctgttttacaaaataagtCATCAGACAAAGACAAGACTGCTATTAG CAACTACAGAGAACGTTTGCTGTATTATCAGTGCATCCCTAG ATTTTCTAGTGCAACAGATAAGTTAGAACAGCCTCCTCCTAAAAGTAAAATAGCGACTTACTTTCCGAAACCTAGTGCACAATCCGATGCAAGTCCTCAAGCAGAAAATCGAAACGAAAGTGCAGACTCAAATGACCCTCCGAAACGCAAACCCAATTTCGGGCAGCTGCCGATTAAGCCGAAACCGCTGACAATCAGGAAAACTCCTGGACTGGAACCTCCCAAACTTAAAGTTCAGTCAGTAACTAGTACCAGCTCTTATCGCAAGAGTGGTACAGACTCTCAACACTTAGTGTCTCAGCTGCAAAGCTCTATTCCCCCAAGTCACTCTTCTACTGAAGCCAAATCCGAAAGTGAAGTCGTTAGTTCAGAGCCTAAAGCATCGGCAGAAAGCATTCCTATAGGTGAAGTTGCACCTATGCAGAAAATATCTGAAGAATCTAATAAAAACTCTGATGTGAAGCTGCTGCAGGAATCCCGTATTGCTGATTTATCTAAGAAAACAGAAACAGATGAAACTGATTTTCTTCAGCCAGAGACTGTTATTATAAAAgacg aaTTATCCGAGGTGACTGATTCTGAAGTTGGTGAAGAAGTATATCAAAGTGCAGTATTGAGAAGAATAAGAAAAGGAAATCTAAAAGGTGAAAATTCCGTCCGCAACTGTCGAAGAGTTAGCTTTGATCCACTAGCATTGCTTCTAGATGCTGCTCTTGAAGGAGAATTAGAATTAGTAAAGAAGACTGCAGCTGAA GTCCCTAATCCAAGCGCTGCTAATGATGAAGGAATCACAGCTCTTCATAATGCTATTTGTGCTGGTCACATCGATGTTGTTACTTTCCTTGTCGAATTTGGATGCGATGTAAATGCTCAAGATAGTGACGGATG GACACCTCTTCACTGTGCCGCCTCTTGCAATAATTTACCTATGGTGAAATTTCTGGTGGAAAGGGGTGCTTGCATCTTTGCAACTACTTTGAGTGATCATGAAACAGCTGCTGAGAAATGTGAAGAGGATGAGGAAGGGTTCGATGGATGCTCTGAATACCTCTACA
- the LOC107449961 gene encoding apoptosis-stimulating of p53 protein 2 isoform X3, translating into MVLLPEEAAMTLAELRQMAARQQHQIEAQQQLLVAKEQRLKFLKQQEARHHNLAEQHQLDPSCLQNLRDKVESQEMKLRQLRALRGQVEQQKTNNGNLGAELDSIRALFSEKEKELNLAVNKVEELSRQLDEIRNNNNRKNCVMSSAVSELENLRRELMYRTKLSEQQSNYICQQRETITNRQQDISLLDKKINELTQRLHRKRLLNEQLASQIHSASLSRNLSGSAVSNGLYHASTIVAVEPIPRDADPEHTRDDMSAKLSGTHQNDLGGFYLTKKDPKYQTLPYNTKFTLKGKCEESQSSNEDDSSPNSLDYSPNSKKTPPLSVVKPSSLCNPMPQINNCKPPDTYSSSDEVSNRNIKNSNLSEIPKTESVKESELNENSDSKNNNVCSSQSSLPIKEKSQSTNSRPVKPVVPPKPALPVKPMISIRPKINAFNGKSSSEKDVNVALSVLQNKSSDKDKTAIRFSSATDKLEQPPPKSKIATYFPKPSAQSDASPQAENRNESADSNDPPKRKPNFGQLPIKPKPLTIRKTPGLEPPKLKVQSVTSTSSYRKSGTDSQHLVSQLQSSIPPSHSSTEAKSESEVVSSEPKASAESIPIGEVAPMQKISEESNKNSDVKLLQESRIADLSKKTETDETDFLQPETVIIKDELSEVTDSEVGEEVYQSAVLRRIRKGNLKGENSVRNCRRVSFDPLALLLDAALEGELELVKKTAAEVPNPSAANDEGITALHNAICAGHIDVVTFLVEFGCDVNAQDSDGWTPLHCAASCNNLPMVKFLVERGACIFATTLSDHETAAEKCEEDEEGFDGCSEYLYSLQENLGVMNNSVVYAVYDYEVQNADELSFRDGDMLTVLRKGDDEESEWWWSRFLDEEGYVPRNLLGLYPRVTCKKDQELAKAAE; encoded by the exons ATGGTCCTT TTACCTGAAGAAGCAGCTATGACATTAGCCGAATTGAGGCAGATGGCCGCTAGGCAACAGCATCAAATAGAAGCCCAGCAGCAGCTTTTAGTTGCCAAGGAACAACGGCTTAAGTTTCTTAAGCAACAAGAAGCTCGGCACCACAATCTTGCTGAACAGCATCAACTCGATCCTTCTTGCTTGCAGAATTTACGTGATAAAGTTGAATctcaagaaatgaaattaaggCAGCTGAGAGCATTGCGTGGTCAAGTTGAGCAGCAAAAGACTAATAATGGTAACTTAG gTGCTGAACTTGACTCTATCAGGGCTTTGTTTAGTGAAAAAGAGAAGGAATTAAATCTCGCTGTCAACAAAGTAGAAGAACTTTCGAGACAGTTGGATGAAATCCGTAATAacaataatcgaaaaaattgcGTCATGTCTTCTGCTGTATctgaattagaaaatttaaggaGAGAATTAATG taTCGGACCAAATTATCTGAGCAACAAAGTAACTACATATGCCAACAACGGGAGACCATCACCAATCGCCAACAAGACATTTCTCTTCTCGATAAAAAAATCAACGAACTCACCCAGCGTTTACACCGAAAGCGCCTTCTAAACGAGCAACTTGCTTCCCAAATTCACAGTGCTTCCTTGTCGCGTAACCTCAGTGGATCTGCGGTCAGTAATGGCCTTTATCATGCCTCGACCATTGTAGCCGTAGAACCTATACCCAGAGACGCTGATCCAGAACATACTCGAGATGACATGTCTGCTAAATTGAGTGGCACACATCAAAATGACCTCGGAGGATTTTATTTGACCAAAAAGGACCCAAAATATCAGACTCTTCCTTACAATACCAAGTTTACTCTAAAAGGCAAATGTGAAGAATCTCAGTCATCCAATGAAGACGACTCATCGCCTAACAGTTTGGACTATTCCCCGAATTCTAAAAAGACCCCACCTCTGTCTGTGGTAAAGCCATCCTCTTTATGCAACCCAATGCcccaaattaataattgtaagcCACCTGATACCTACTCATCTTCTGATGAAGTTTCCAATCGAAACatcaaaaatagtaatttgtcg GAAATTCCGAAAACTGAATCCGTGAAAGAATCTGAACTGAATGAAAACAGTgactctaaaaataataatgtgtgCAGTAGCCAGTCTTCTCTACCCATCAAAGAAAAATCCCAGTCCACTAACTCCCGTCCTGTAAAACCTGTTGTACCCCCTAAGCCTGCTTTACCTGTGAAACCAATGATCTCTATTCGTCCAAAAATAAATGCCTTTAATGGTAAAAGCTCTAGTGAGAAAGATGTGAATGTAGCCTTATctgttttacaaaataagtCATCAGACAAAGACAAGACTGCTATTAG ATTTTCTAGTGCAACAGATAAGTTAGAACAGCCTCCTCCTAAAAGTAAAATAGCGACTTACTTTCCGAAACCTAGTGCACAATCCGATGCAAGTCCTCAAGCAGAAAATCGAAACGAAAGTGCAGACTCAAATGACCCTCCGAAACGCAAACCCAATTTCGGGCAGCTGCCGATTAAGCCGAAACCGCTGACAATCAGGAAAACTCCTGGACTGGAACCTCCCAAACTTAAAGTTCAGTCAGTAACTAGTACCAGCTCTTATCGCAAGAGTGGTACAGACTCTCAACACTTAGTGTCTCAGCTGCAAAGCTCTATTCCCCCAAGTCACTCTTCTACTGAAGCCAAATCCGAAAGTGAAGTCGTTAGTTCAGAGCCTAAAGCATCGGCAGAAAGCATTCCTATAGGTGAAGTTGCACCTATGCAGAAAATATCTGAAGAATCTAATAAAAACTCTGATGTGAAGCTGCTGCAGGAATCCCGTATTGCTGATTTATCTAAGAAAACAGAAACAGATGAAACTGATTTTCTTCAGCCAGAGACTGTTATTATAAAAgacg aaTTATCCGAGGTGACTGATTCTGAAGTTGGTGAAGAAGTATATCAAAGTGCAGTATTGAGAAGAATAAGAAAAGGAAATCTAAAAGGTGAAAATTCCGTCCGCAACTGTCGAAGAGTTAGCTTTGATCCACTAGCATTGCTTCTAGATGCTGCTCTTGAAGGAGAATTAGAATTAGTAAAGAAGACTGCAGCTGAA GTCCCTAATCCAAGCGCTGCTAATGATGAAGGAATCACAGCTCTTCATAATGCTATTTGTGCTGGTCACATCGATGTTGTTACTTTCCTTGTCGAATTTGGATGCGATGTAAATGCTCAAGATAGTGACGGATG GACACCTCTTCACTGTGCCGCCTCTTGCAATAATTTACCTATGGTGAAATTTCTGGTGGAAAGGGGTGCTTGCATCTTTGCAACTACTTTGAGTGATCATGAAACAGCTGCTGAGAAATGTGAAGAGGATGAGGAAGGGTTCGATGGATGCTCTGAATACCTCTACA
- the LOC107449961 gene encoding apoptosis-stimulating of p53 protein 2 isoform X4 — MTLAELRQMAARQQHQIEAQQQLLVAKEQRLKFLKQQEARHHNLAEQHQLDPSCLQNLRDKVESQEMKLRQLRALRGQVEQQKTNNGNLGAELDSIRALFSEKEKELNLAVNKVEELSRQLDEIRNNNNRKNCVMSSAVSELENLRRELMYRTKLSEQQSNYICQQRETITNRQQDISLLDKKINELTQRLHRKRLLNEQLASQIHSASLSRNLSGSAVSNGLYHASTIVAVEPIPRDADPEHTRDDMSAKLSGTHQNDLGGFYLTKKDPKYQTLPYNTKFTLKGKCEESQSSNEDDSSPNSLDYSPNSKKTPPLSVVKPSSLCNPMPQINNCKPPDTYSSSDEVSNRNIKNSNLSEIPKTESVKESELNENSDSKNNNVCSSQSSLPIKEKSQSTNSRPVKPVVPPKPALPVKPMISIRPKINAFNGKSSSEKDVNVALSVLQNKSSDKDKTAIRFSSATDKLEQPPPKSKIATYFPKPSAQSDASPQAENRNESADSNDPPKRKPNFGQLPIKPKPLTIRKTPGLEPPKLKVQSVTSTSSYRKSGTDSQHLVSQLQSSIPPSHSSTEAKSESEVVSSEPKASAESIPIGEVAPMQKISEESNKNSDVKLLQESRIADLSKKTETDETDFLQPETVIIKDELSEVTDSEVGEEVYQSAVLRRIRKGNLKGENSVRNCRRVSFDPLALLLDAALEGELELVKKTAAEVPNPSAANDEGITALHNAICAGHIDVVTFLVEFGCDVNAQDSDGWTPLHCAASCNNLPMVKFLVERGACIFATTLSDHETAAEKCEEDEEGFDGCSEYLYSLQENLGVMNNSVVYAVYDYEVQNADELSFRDGDMLTVLRKGDDEESEWWWSRFLDEEGYVPRNLLGLYPRVTCKKDQELAKAAE; from the exons ATGACATTAGCCGAATTGAGGCAGATGGCCGCTAGGCAACAGCATCAAATAGAAGCCCAGCAGCAGCTTTTAGTTGCCAAGGAACAACGGCTTAAGTTTCTTAAGCAACAAGAAGCTCGGCACCACAATCTTGCTGAACAGCATCAACTCGATCCTTCTTGCTTGCAGAATTTACGTGATAAAGTTGAATctcaagaaatgaaattaaggCAGCTGAGAGCATTGCGTGGTCAAGTTGAGCAGCAAAAGACTAATAATGGTAACTTAG gTGCTGAACTTGACTCTATCAGGGCTTTGTTTAGTGAAAAAGAGAAGGAATTAAATCTCGCTGTCAACAAAGTAGAAGAACTTTCGAGACAGTTGGATGAAATCCGTAATAacaataatcgaaaaaattgcGTCATGTCTTCTGCTGTATctgaattagaaaatttaaggaGAGAATTAATG taTCGGACCAAATTATCTGAGCAACAAAGTAACTACATATGCCAACAACGGGAGACCATCACCAATCGCCAACAAGACATTTCTCTTCTCGATAAAAAAATCAACGAACTCACCCAGCGTTTACACCGAAAGCGCCTTCTAAACGAGCAACTTGCTTCCCAAATTCACAGTGCTTCCTTGTCGCGTAACCTCAGTGGATCTGCGGTCAGTAATGGCCTTTATCATGCCTCGACCATTGTAGCCGTAGAACCTATACCCAGAGACGCTGATCCAGAACATACTCGAGATGACATGTCTGCTAAATTGAGTGGCACACATCAAAATGACCTCGGAGGATTTTATTTGACCAAAAAGGACCCAAAATATCAGACTCTTCCTTACAATACCAAGTTTACTCTAAAAGGCAAATGTGAAGAATCTCAGTCATCCAATGAAGACGACTCATCGCCTAACAGTTTGGACTATTCCCCGAATTCTAAAAAGACCCCACCTCTGTCTGTGGTAAAGCCATCCTCTTTATGCAACCCAATGCcccaaattaataattgtaagcCACCTGATACCTACTCATCTTCTGATGAAGTTTCCAATCGAAACatcaaaaatagtaatttgtcg GAAATTCCGAAAACTGAATCCGTGAAAGAATCTGAACTGAATGAAAACAGTgactctaaaaataataatgtgtgCAGTAGCCAGTCTTCTCTACCCATCAAAGAAAAATCCCAGTCCACTAACTCCCGTCCTGTAAAACCTGTTGTACCCCCTAAGCCTGCTTTACCTGTGAAACCAATGATCTCTATTCGTCCAAAAATAAATGCCTTTAATGGTAAAAGCTCTAGTGAGAAAGATGTGAATGTAGCCTTATctgttttacaaaataagtCATCAGACAAAGACAAGACTGCTATTAG ATTTTCTAGTGCAACAGATAAGTTAGAACAGCCTCCTCCTAAAAGTAAAATAGCGACTTACTTTCCGAAACCTAGTGCACAATCCGATGCAAGTCCTCAAGCAGAAAATCGAAACGAAAGTGCAGACTCAAATGACCCTCCGAAACGCAAACCCAATTTCGGGCAGCTGCCGATTAAGCCGAAACCGCTGACAATCAGGAAAACTCCTGGACTGGAACCTCCCAAACTTAAAGTTCAGTCAGTAACTAGTACCAGCTCTTATCGCAAGAGTGGTACAGACTCTCAACACTTAGTGTCTCAGCTGCAAAGCTCTATTCCCCCAAGTCACTCTTCTACTGAAGCCAAATCCGAAAGTGAAGTCGTTAGTTCAGAGCCTAAAGCATCGGCAGAAAGCATTCCTATAGGTGAAGTTGCACCTATGCAGAAAATATCTGAAGAATCTAATAAAAACTCTGATGTGAAGCTGCTGCAGGAATCCCGTATTGCTGATTTATCTAAGAAAACAGAAACAGATGAAACTGATTTTCTTCAGCCAGAGACTGTTATTATAAAAgacg aaTTATCCGAGGTGACTGATTCTGAAGTTGGTGAAGAAGTATATCAAAGTGCAGTATTGAGAAGAATAAGAAAAGGAAATCTAAAAGGTGAAAATTCCGTCCGCAACTGTCGAAGAGTTAGCTTTGATCCACTAGCATTGCTTCTAGATGCTGCTCTTGAAGGAGAATTAGAATTAGTAAAGAAGACTGCAGCTGAA GTCCCTAATCCAAGCGCTGCTAATGATGAAGGAATCACAGCTCTTCATAATGCTATTTGTGCTGGTCACATCGATGTTGTTACTTTCCTTGTCGAATTTGGATGCGATGTAAATGCTCAAGATAGTGACGGATG GACACCTCTTCACTGTGCCGCCTCTTGCAATAATTTACCTATGGTGAAATTTCTGGTGGAAAGGGGTGCTTGCATCTTTGCAACTACTTTGAGTGATCATGAAACAGCTGCTGAGAAATGTGAAGAGGATGAGGAAGGGTTCGATGGATGCTCTGAATACCTCTACA
- the LOC107449961 gene encoding apoptosis-stimulating of p53 protein 2 isoform X2, with amino-acid sequence MTLAELRQMAARQQHQIEAQQQLLVAKEQRLKFLKQQEARHHNLAEQHQLDPSCLQNLRDKVESQEMKLRQLRALRGQVEQQKTNNGNLGAELDSIRALFSEKEKELNLAVNKVEELSRQLDEIRNNNNRKNCVMSSAVSELENLRRELMYRTKLSEQQSNYICQQRETITNRQQDISLLDKKINELTQRLHRKRLLNEQLASQIHSASLSRNLSGSAVSNGLYHASTIVAVEPIPRDADPEHTRDDMSAKLSGTHQNDLGGFYLTKKDPKYQTLPYNTKFTLKGKCEESQSSNEDDSSPNSLDYSPNSKKTPPLSVVKPSSLCNPMPQINNCKPPDTYSSSDEVSNRNIKNSNLSEIPKTESVKESELNENSDSKNNNVCSSQSSLPIKEKSQSTNSRPVKPVVPPKPALPVKPMISIRPKINAFNGKSSSEKDVNVALSVLQNKSSDKDKTAISNYRERLLYYQCIPRFSSATDKLEQPPPKSKIATYFPKPSAQSDASPQAENRNESADSNDPPKRKPNFGQLPIKPKPLTIRKTPGLEPPKLKVQSVTSTSSYRKSGTDSQHLVSQLQSSIPPSHSSTEAKSESEVVSSEPKASAESIPIGEVAPMQKISEESNKNSDVKLLQESRIADLSKKTETDETDFLQPETVIIKDELSEVTDSEVGEEVYQSAVLRRIRKGNLKGENSVRNCRRVSFDPLALLLDAALEGELELVKKTAAEVPNPSAANDEGITALHNAICAGHIDVVTFLVEFGCDVNAQDSDGWTPLHCAASCNNLPMVKFLVERGACIFATTLSDHETAAEKCEEDEEGFDGCSEYLYSLQENLGVMNNSVVYAVYDYEVQNADELSFRDGDMLTVLRKGDDEESEWWWSRFLDEEGYVPRNLLGLYPRVTCKKDQELAKAAE; translated from the exons ATGACATTAGCCGAATTGAGGCAGATGGCCGCTAGGCAACAGCATCAAATAGAAGCCCAGCAGCAGCTTTTAGTTGCCAAGGAACAACGGCTTAAGTTTCTTAAGCAACAAGAAGCTCGGCACCACAATCTTGCTGAACAGCATCAACTCGATCCTTCTTGCTTGCAGAATTTACGTGATAAAGTTGAATctcaagaaatgaaattaaggCAGCTGAGAGCATTGCGTGGTCAAGTTGAGCAGCAAAAGACTAATAATGGTAACTTAG gTGCTGAACTTGACTCTATCAGGGCTTTGTTTAGTGAAAAAGAGAAGGAATTAAATCTCGCTGTCAACAAAGTAGAAGAACTTTCGAGACAGTTGGATGAAATCCGTAATAacaataatcgaaaaaattgcGTCATGTCTTCTGCTGTATctgaattagaaaatttaaggaGAGAATTAATG taTCGGACCAAATTATCTGAGCAACAAAGTAACTACATATGCCAACAACGGGAGACCATCACCAATCGCCAACAAGACATTTCTCTTCTCGATAAAAAAATCAACGAACTCACCCAGCGTTTACACCGAAAGCGCCTTCTAAACGAGCAACTTGCTTCCCAAATTCACAGTGCTTCCTTGTCGCGTAACCTCAGTGGATCTGCGGTCAGTAATGGCCTTTATCATGCCTCGACCATTGTAGCCGTAGAACCTATACCCAGAGACGCTGATCCAGAACATACTCGAGATGACATGTCTGCTAAATTGAGTGGCACACATCAAAATGACCTCGGAGGATTTTATTTGACCAAAAAGGACCCAAAATATCAGACTCTTCCTTACAATACCAAGTTTACTCTAAAAGGCAAATGTGAAGAATCTCAGTCATCCAATGAAGACGACTCATCGCCTAACAGTTTGGACTATTCCCCGAATTCTAAAAAGACCCCACCTCTGTCTGTGGTAAAGCCATCCTCTTTATGCAACCCAATGCcccaaattaataattgtaagcCACCTGATACCTACTCATCTTCTGATGAAGTTTCCAATCGAAACatcaaaaatagtaatttgtcg GAAATTCCGAAAACTGAATCCGTGAAAGAATCTGAACTGAATGAAAACAGTgactctaaaaataataatgtgtgCAGTAGCCAGTCTTCTCTACCCATCAAAGAAAAATCCCAGTCCACTAACTCCCGTCCTGTAAAACCTGTTGTACCCCCTAAGCCTGCTTTACCTGTGAAACCAATGATCTCTATTCGTCCAAAAATAAATGCCTTTAATGGTAAAAGCTCTAGTGAGAAAGATGTGAATGTAGCCTTATctgttttacaaaataagtCATCAGACAAAGACAAGACTGCTATTAG CAACTACAGAGAACGTTTGCTGTATTATCAGTGCATCCCTAG ATTTTCTAGTGCAACAGATAAGTTAGAACAGCCTCCTCCTAAAAGTAAAATAGCGACTTACTTTCCGAAACCTAGTGCACAATCCGATGCAAGTCCTCAAGCAGAAAATCGAAACGAAAGTGCAGACTCAAATGACCCTCCGAAACGCAAACCCAATTTCGGGCAGCTGCCGATTAAGCCGAAACCGCTGACAATCAGGAAAACTCCTGGACTGGAACCTCCCAAACTTAAAGTTCAGTCAGTAACTAGTACCAGCTCTTATCGCAAGAGTGGTACAGACTCTCAACACTTAGTGTCTCAGCTGCAAAGCTCTATTCCCCCAAGTCACTCTTCTACTGAAGCCAAATCCGAAAGTGAAGTCGTTAGTTCAGAGCCTAAAGCATCGGCAGAAAGCATTCCTATAGGTGAAGTTGCACCTATGCAGAAAATATCTGAAGAATCTAATAAAAACTCTGATGTGAAGCTGCTGCAGGAATCCCGTATTGCTGATTTATCTAAGAAAACAGAAACAGATGAAACTGATTTTCTTCAGCCAGAGACTGTTATTATAAAAgacg aaTTATCCGAGGTGACTGATTCTGAAGTTGGTGAAGAAGTATATCAAAGTGCAGTATTGAGAAGAATAAGAAAAGGAAATCTAAAAGGTGAAAATTCCGTCCGCAACTGTCGAAGAGTTAGCTTTGATCCACTAGCATTGCTTCTAGATGCTGCTCTTGAAGGAGAATTAGAATTAGTAAAGAAGACTGCAGCTGAA GTCCCTAATCCAAGCGCTGCTAATGATGAAGGAATCACAGCTCTTCATAATGCTATTTGTGCTGGTCACATCGATGTTGTTACTTTCCTTGTCGAATTTGGATGCGATGTAAATGCTCAAGATAGTGACGGATG GACACCTCTTCACTGTGCCGCCTCTTGCAATAATTTACCTATGGTGAAATTTCTGGTGGAAAGGGGTGCTTGCATCTTTGCAACTACTTTGAGTGATCATGAAACAGCTGCTGAGAAATGTGAAGAGGATGAGGAAGGGTTCGATGGATGCTCTGAATACCTCTACA